From one Eptesicus fuscus isolate TK198812 chromosome 21, DD_ASM_mEF_20220401, whole genome shotgun sequence genomic stretch:
- the LOC129147746 gene encoding zinc finger protein 501-like, whose protein sequence is MAAPALRKRAEVGVTFEDIALYFSREEWSLLDEGQRQLYLNVMLENFELVSSRGHTGDKPYKCIECGKSFSGSNGLRYHLRVHTGEKPYKCYECGKSFTGSTGLQYHQRVHTGEKPYKCNECGKCFAGRNVLQYHHRVHTGEKPYQCSECGKSFTGSTGLQFHQRVHSGEKPYQCNECGKSFNSKNILHQHQRIHTGQKPYKCSECGKSFAGSNGLQYHQMVHTGEKPYKCSECGKSFTQSSALGYHQRVHMGEKPYKCSECGKSFTQSKGLLYHQRVHTGEKPYKCSECGKSFTRSTSLQYHHRVHTGEKPYKCSECGKSFTQSSALGYHQRVHMGEKPYKCSECGKSFTQSKGLLYHQRVHSGEKPYKCSDCGKSFTSSSGLQYHHRVHTGEKPYQCSECGKSFIQRSDLYYHHRLHTGEKPYQCCECGKSFTAKNILHRHQRVHAGEKPYKCSKCGKSYKSSSGFQYHQRVHIGESHYEFN, encoded by the exons ATGGCGGCGCCCGCGCTGAGGAAACGTGCTGAG gttggcgtgacctttgaggacattgccctgtacttctccagggaggaatggagcctccttgatgagggtcagagacagctgtacctgaatgtgatgctggagaactttgaacttgtatcctcg AGAGGTCACACTGGAGACAAGCCTTATAAATGCattgaatgtggaaaatctttttcaGGGAGCAATGGTCTTCGATATCATCTGAgggttcacactggagaaaagccttataaatgctatgaatgtggaaaatcttttacagGGAGCACtggtctccaatatcatcagagagttcacactggagaaaagccttataaatgcaatgaatgtggaaaatgtTTTGCAGGTAGGAATGTTCTCCAATATCATCATAgggttcacactggagaaaagccttatcaatgcagtgaatgtgggaaatcttttacagGGAGCACTGGTCTCCAAtttcatcagagagttcacagtggagaaaagccttatcaatgcaatgaatgtgggaaatcttttaacTCTAAGAACATTCTTcatcaacatcagagaattcatacaggacaaaagccttataaatgcagtgaatgtggaaaatcttttgcAGGGAGCAATGGTCTCCAATACCATCAGAtggttcacactggagaaaagccttataaatgcagtgaatgtggaaaatcttttacccAGAGCTCTGCCCTTggttatcatcagagagttcatatgggagaaaagccatataaatgcagtgaatgtggaaaatcttttacccAGAGCAAAGGTCTCctatatcatcagagagttcacactggagaaaagccttataaatgcagtgaatgtggaaaatcttttacacGTAGCACTAGTCTCCAATATCATCatagagttcacactggagaaaagccttataaatgcagtgaatgtggaaaatcttttacccAGAGCTCTGCCCTTggttatcatcagagagttcatatgggagaaaagccatataaatgcagtgaatgtggaaaatcttttacccAGAGCAAAGGTCTCctatatcatcagagagttcacagtggagaaaagccttataaatgcagtgactgtgggaaatcttttacaagTAGCAGTGGTCTCCAATATCATCatagagttcacactggagaaaagccttatcaatgcagtgaatgtgggaagtcttttatCCAGCGCAGTGATCTTTATTATCATCACAGacttcatacaggagaaaagccttatcaatgctgtgaatgtgggaaatcttttacagCTAAGAACATCCTTCATCGACATCAGAGAGTTCAtgcaggagaaaagccttataaatgcagtaaATGTGGAAAATCTTATAAAAGTAGCAGCGGTttccaatatcatcagagagttcacattGGAGAAAGCCATTATGAGTTCAATTAA